In Crassostrea angulata isolate pt1a10 chromosome 4, ASM2561291v2, whole genome shotgun sequence, one genomic interval encodes:
- the LOC128179741 gene encoding C-terminal-binding protein 1-like isoform X1, with translation MDKKKLLQPTKRPRLEAPTMSIRGPIPNGPMHPRPLIALLDGRDCSIEMPILKDVATVAFCDAQSTQEIHEKVLNEAVGALMWHTITLAKEDLEKFKSLRVIVRIGSGYDNVDVKSAGELGIAVCNVPGYGVEEVADSTICLILNLYRRTYWLANSVREGKKINGPEQLREAAQGSARIRGDTLGIVGLGRVGSAVALRAKAFGFNVIFYDPYLQDGVEKSLGITRVYTLQDLLFQSDCVSLHCNLNEHNHHLINDYTIKQMRPGKANTIQMRPGAFLINTARGGLVDEHALAAALKDGRIRAAALDVHENEPFSFSTSPLKDCPNLICTPHSSFYSEQSVTELREMAAGEIRRAIVGRIPDSLRNCVNKEYFSAGTGTVRPPFGFPGYPEGMNGAGYPFSNPAAAAAAAAASLAGVHSTTIEHPSVSHSTPHSTPHSTLSESAIHMGKAESSEVH, from the exons ATGGACAAAAAGAAACTGCTACAACCAACAAAGCGACCACGGTTAGAAGCTCCAACTA TGTCCATTCGTGGACCTATTCCCAATGGGCCCATGCATCCCCGCCCACTCATTGCCCTTCTGGATGGCAGAGACTGCTCAATAGAAATGCCCATCCTCAAGGATGTGGCCACTGTTGCATTCTGTGATGCGCAGTCAACACAGGAAATTCATGAAAAA GTATTAAACGAGGCAGTGGGTGCCCTGATGTGGCACACCATCACCTTAGCCAAAGAAGACTTAGAGAAATTCAAAAGTTTACGGGTCATAGTCAGAATAGGCAGTGGATATGATAATGTGGATGTCAAGTCAGCAGGAGAACTGG GTATAGCGGTGTGTAATGTGCCTGGTTACGGGGTGGAGGAGGTGGCCGACTCTACTATTTGTCTGATACTGAACCTGTACAGACGGACCTACTGGCTGGCCAACAGTGTCAGAGAGGGCAAGAAAATCAACGGACCAGAACAATTACGAGAAGCTGCTCAGGGCTCTGCTAGAATCCGCGGCGACACACTGGGAATTGTGGGACTAG GTCGCGTGGGTTCTGCAGTTGCCCTGCGAGCTAAGGCATTTGgatttaatgttatattttatgaCCCTTACTTGCAAGATGGAGTGGAGAAATCATTAG gCATTACACGAGTATACACtttacaagatcttttgtttCAAAGTGACTGCGTCAGTTTACATTGTAACCTTAATGAACACAATCATCACCTCATTAATGACTACACCATCAAACAAATGCGACCAGGTAAGGCGAACACCATACAAATGCGACCAG GTGCATTTTTGATTAACACTGCGAGAGGAGGGCTGGTGGATGAGCATGCCCTGGCAGCAGCATTAAAAGATGGCAGAATACGAGCAGCAGCATTAGACGTCCATGAAAACGAACCATTCAGTTTCTCCACCA gTCCACTAAAGGACTGTCCCAACTTGATCTGTACCCCTCATTCATCATTCTACAGCGAACAAAGTGTGACGGAGCTCCGAGAAATGGCAGCTGGAGAGATCCGCAGGGCAATCGTAGGACGGATTCCCGACAGTCTACGCAACTGTGTCAATAAAGAGTACTTCTCTGCAGGTACAG GCACAGTGCGCCCACCGTTTGGATTCCCGGGATACCCTGAAGGCATGAACGGAGCAGGGTACCCCTTCTCTAACCCCGCCGCTGCTGCTGCAGCCGCTGCTGCCAGTCTGGCTGGTGTACACTCTACCACCATAGAACACCCCTCTGTGTCCCACAGCACCCCCCACTCCACCCCCCACAGTACACTGTCCGAGTCCGCCATTCACATGGGCAAGGCAGAGTCGTCCGAGGTTCACTAA
- the LOC128179741 gene encoding C-terminal-binding protein-like isoform X2 — MDKKKLLQPTKRPRLEAPTMSIRGPIPNGPMHPRPLIALLDGRDCSIEMPILKDVATVAFCDAQSTQEIHEKVLNEAVGALMWHTITLAKEDLEKFKSLRVIVRIGSGYDNVDVKSAGELGIAVCNVPGYGVEEVADSTICLILNLYRRTYWLANSVREGKKINGPEQLREAAQGSARIRGDTLGIVGLGRVGSAVALRAKAFGFNVIFYDPYLQDGVEKSLGITRVYTLQDLLFQSDCVSLHCNLNEHNHHLINDYTIKQMRPGKANTIQMRPGAFLINTARGGLVDEHALAAALKDGRIRAAALDVHENEPFSFSTSPLKDCPNLICTPHSSFYSEQSVTELREMAAGEIRRAIVGRIPDSLRNCVNKEYFSAGTVRPPFGFPGYPEGMNGAGYPFSNPAAAAAAAAASLAGVHSTTIEHPSVSHSTPHSTPHSTLSESAIHMGKAESSEVH, encoded by the exons ATGGACAAAAAGAAACTGCTACAACCAACAAAGCGACCACGGTTAGAAGCTCCAACTA TGTCCATTCGTGGACCTATTCCCAATGGGCCCATGCATCCCCGCCCACTCATTGCCCTTCTGGATGGCAGAGACTGCTCAATAGAAATGCCCATCCTCAAGGATGTGGCCACTGTTGCATTCTGTGATGCGCAGTCAACACAGGAAATTCATGAAAAA GTATTAAACGAGGCAGTGGGTGCCCTGATGTGGCACACCATCACCTTAGCCAAAGAAGACTTAGAGAAATTCAAAAGTTTACGGGTCATAGTCAGAATAGGCAGTGGATATGATAATGTGGATGTCAAGTCAGCAGGAGAACTGG GTATAGCGGTGTGTAATGTGCCTGGTTACGGGGTGGAGGAGGTGGCCGACTCTACTATTTGTCTGATACTGAACCTGTACAGACGGACCTACTGGCTGGCCAACAGTGTCAGAGAGGGCAAGAAAATCAACGGACCAGAACAATTACGAGAAGCTGCTCAGGGCTCTGCTAGAATCCGCGGCGACACACTGGGAATTGTGGGACTAG GTCGCGTGGGTTCTGCAGTTGCCCTGCGAGCTAAGGCATTTGgatttaatgttatattttatgaCCCTTACTTGCAAGATGGAGTGGAGAAATCATTAG gCATTACACGAGTATACACtttacaagatcttttgtttCAAAGTGACTGCGTCAGTTTACATTGTAACCTTAATGAACACAATCATCACCTCATTAATGACTACACCATCAAACAAATGCGACCAGGTAAGGCGAACACCATACAAATGCGACCAG GTGCATTTTTGATTAACACTGCGAGAGGAGGGCTGGTGGATGAGCATGCCCTGGCAGCAGCATTAAAAGATGGCAGAATACGAGCAGCAGCATTAGACGTCCATGAAAACGAACCATTCAGTTTCTCCACCA gTCCACTAAAGGACTGTCCCAACTTGATCTGTACCCCTCATTCATCATTCTACAGCGAACAAAGTGTGACGGAGCTCCGAGAAATGGCAGCTGGAGAGATCCGCAGGGCAATCGTAGGACGGATTCCCGACAGTCTACGCAACTGTGTCAATAAAGAGTACTTCTCTGCAG GCACAGTGCGCCCACCGTTTGGATTCCCGGGATACCCTGAAGGCATGAACGGAGCAGGGTACCCCTTCTCTAACCCCGCCGCTGCTGCTGCAGCCGCTGCTGCCAGTCTGGCTGGTGTACACTCTACCACCATAGAACACCCCTCTGTGTCCCACAGCACCCCCCACTCCACCCCCCACAGTACACTGTCCGAGTCCGCCATTCACATGGGCAAGGCAGAGTCGTCCGAGGTTCACTAA
- the LOC128179741 gene encoding C-terminal-binding protein-like isoform X4 → MDKKKLLQPTKRPRLEAPTMSIRGPIPNGPMHPRPLIALLDGRDCSIEMPILKDVATVAFCDAQSTQEIHEKVLNEAVGALMWHTITLAKEDLEKFKSLRVIVRIGSGYDNVDVKSAGELGIAVCNVPGYGVEEVADSTICLILNLYRRTYWLANSVREGKKINGPEQLREAAQGSARIRGDTLGIVGLGRVGSAVALRAKAFGFNVIFYDPYLQDGVEKSLGITRVYTLQDLLFQSDCVSLHCNLNEHNHHLINDYTIKQMRPGAFLINTARGGLVDEHALAAALKDGRIRAAALDVHENEPFSFSTSPLKDCPNLICTPHSSFYSEQSVTELREMAAGEIRRAIVGRIPDSLRNCVNKEYFSAGTVRPPFGFPGYPEGMNGAGYPFSNPAAAAAAAAASLAGVHSTTIEHPSVSHSTPHSTPHSTLSESAIHMGKAESSEVH, encoded by the exons ATGGACAAAAAGAAACTGCTACAACCAACAAAGCGACCACGGTTAGAAGCTCCAACTA TGTCCATTCGTGGACCTATTCCCAATGGGCCCATGCATCCCCGCCCACTCATTGCCCTTCTGGATGGCAGAGACTGCTCAATAGAAATGCCCATCCTCAAGGATGTGGCCACTGTTGCATTCTGTGATGCGCAGTCAACACAGGAAATTCATGAAAAA GTATTAAACGAGGCAGTGGGTGCCCTGATGTGGCACACCATCACCTTAGCCAAAGAAGACTTAGAGAAATTCAAAAGTTTACGGGTCATAGTCAGAATAGGCAGTGGATATGATAATGTGGATGTCAAGTCAGCAGGAGAACTGG GTATAGCGGTGTGTAATGTGCCTGGTTACGGGGTGGAGGAGGTGGCCGACTCTACTATTTGTCTGATACTGAACCTGTACAGACGGACCTACTGGCTGGCCAACAGTGTCAGAGAGGGCAAGAAAATCAACGGACCAGAACAATTACGAGAAGCTGCTCAGGGCTCTGCTAGAATCCGCGGCGACACACTGGGAATTGTGGGACTAG GTCGCGTGGGTTCTGCAGTTGCCCTGCGAGCTAAGGCATTTGgatttaatgttatattttatgaCCCTTACTTGCAAGATGGAGTGGAGAAATCATTAG gCATTACACGAGTATACACtttacaagatcttttgtttCAAAGTGACTGCGTCAGTTTACATTGTAACCTTAATGAACACAATCATCACCTCATTAATGACTACACCATCAAACAAATGCGACCAG GTGCATTTTTGATTAACACTGCGAGAGGAGGGCTGGTGGATGAGCATGCCCTGGCAGCAGCATTAAAAGATGGCAGAATACGAGCAGCAGCATTAGACGTCCATGAAAACGAACCATTCAGTTTCTCCACCA gTCCACTAAAGGACTGTCCCAACTTGATCTGTACCCCTCATTCATCATTCTACAGCGAACAAAGTGTGACGGAGCTCCGAGAAATGGCAGCTGGAGAGATCCGCAGGGCAATCGTAGGACGGATTCCCGACAGTCTACGCAACTGTGTCAATAAAGAGTACTTCTCTGCAG GCACAGTGCGCCCACCGTTTGGATTCCCGGGATACCCTGAAGGCATGAACGGAGCAGGGTACCCCTTCTCTAACCCCGCCGCTGCTGCTGCAGCCGCTGCTGCCAGTCTGGCTGGTGTACACTCTACCACCATAGAACACCCCTCTGTGTCCCACAGCACCCCCCACTCCACCCCCCACAGTACACTGTCCGAGTCCGCCATTCACATGGGCAAGGCAGAGTCGTCCGAGGTTCACTAA
- the LOC128179741 gene encoding C-terminal-binding protein-like isoform X3, whose protein sequence is MDKKKLLQPTKRPRLEAPTMSIRGPIPNGPMHPRPLIALLDGRDCSIEMPILKDVATVAFCDAQSTQEIHEKVLNEAVGALMWHTITLAKEDLEKFKSLRVIVRIGSGYDNVDVKSAGELGIAVCNVPGYGVEEVADSTICLILNLYRRTYWLANSVREGKKINGPEQLREAAQGSARIRGDTLGIVGLGRVGSAVALRAKAFGFNVIFYDPYLQDGVEKSLGITRVYTLQDLLFQSDCVSLHCNLNEHNHHLINDYTIKQMRPGAFLINTARGGLVDEHALAAALKDGRIRAAALDVHENEPFSFSTSPLKDCPNLICTPHSSFYSEQSVTELREMAAGEIRRAIVGRIPDSLRNCVNKEYFSAGTGTVRPPFGFPGYPEGMNGAGYPFSNPAAAAAAAAASLAGVHSTTIEHPSVSHSTPHSTPHSTLSESAIHMGKAESSEVH, encoded by the exons ATGGACAAAAAGAAACTGCTACAACCAACAAAGCGACCACGGTTAGAAGCTCCAACTA TGTCCATTCGTGGACCTATTCCCAATGGGCCCATGCATCCCCGCCCACTCATTGCCCTTCTGGATGGCAGAGACTGCTCAATAGAAATGCCCATCCTCAAGGATGTGGCCACTGTTGCATTCTGTGATGCGCAGTCAACACAGGAAATTCATGAAAAA GTATTAAACGAGGCAGTGGGTGCCCTGATGTGGCACACCATCACCTTAGCCAAAGAAGACTTAGAGAAATTCAAAAGTTTACGGGTCATAGTCAGAATAGGCAGTGGATATGATAATGTGGATGTCAAGTCAGCAGGAGAACTGG GTATAGCGGTGTGTAATGTGCCTGGTTACGGGGTGGAGGAGGTGGCCGACTCTACTATTTGTCTGATACTGAACCTGTACAGACGGACCTACTGGCTGGCCAACAGTGTCAGAGAGGGCAAGAAAATCAACGGACCAGAACAATTACGAGAAGCTGCTCAGGGCTCTGCTAGAATCCGCGGCGACACACTGGGAATTGTGGGACTAG GTCGCGTGGGTTCTGCAGTTGCCCTGCGAGCTAAGGCATTTGgatttaatgttatattttatgaCCCTTACTTGCAAGATGGAGTGGAGAAATCATTAG gCATTACACGAGTATACACtttacaagatcttttgtttCAAAGTGACTGCGTCAGTTTACATTGTAACCTTAATGAACACAATCATCACCTCATTAATGACTACACCATCAAACAAATGCGACCAG GTGCATTTTTGATTAACACTGCGAGAGGAGGGCTGGTGGATGAGCATGCCCTGGCAGCAGCATTAAAAGATGGCAGAATACGAGCAGCAGCATTAGACGTCCATGAAAACGAACCATTCAGTTTCTCCACCA gTCCACTAAAGGACTGTCCCAACTTGATCTGTACCCCTCATTCATCATTCTACAGCGAACAAAGTGTGACGGAGCTCCGAGAAATGGCAGCTGGAGAGATCCGCAGGGCAATCGTAGGACGGATTCCCGACAGTCTACGCAACTGTGTCAATAAAGAGTACTTCTCTGCAGGTACAG GCACAGTGCGCCCACCGTTTGGATTCCCGGGATACCCTGAAGGCATGAACGGAGCAGGGTACCCCTTCTCTAACCCCGCCGCTGCTGCTGCAGCCGCTGCTGCCAGTCTGGCTGGTGTACACTCTACCACCATAGAACACCCCTCTGTGTCCCACAGCACCCCCCACTCCACCCCCCACAGTACACTGTCCGAGTCCGCCATTCACATGGGCAAGGCAGAGTCGTCCGAGGTTCACTAA